The Primulina tabacum isolate GXHZ01 chromosome 1, ASM2559414v2, whole genome shotgun sequence genome contains the following window.
TATCCATTGAAGAATTATCACAGgaagagtaaaaccccagctcaaggactcgaactttcagctcaaagaagctcaaccaggcttgtcctaacaagaccaaaaagggagctataagttgagacaagagtttggacaaattaaatgtgcaagaaatgaccttcgcattaacccatgaaggagctgcgggaggagctaagagctaggacatattgatgatgcaggaaatgaccttttagaaaatcaagatgacatttaaagagtgcatgagattttgagccacattcatgactaatctagaacttgaaaatgcatgggattttggattttcatgcatgaaactttgtacCTACATTATGAGCATCATTACTCCAATCTTGAGGACCAAGAAATCGGCCATGAGGAGAATGAAAGGACCAAAAATCACCTATAAATAGGAAATTAAGGTTGATAGAAAAACACACTCAAAAAGCCTTAAAATTCGGCTCCCTCTCCCCACCATAAAAcctctcggccaattcaacaaGAAGGAAGTGCTGCTCGTGCGGTTCAAGTGCTAAAGACCGGTGTCGAAGTGCTGTCAAATTTTCAAGAGACAAGTTCGGGCCAAAAGTTTGCAATTTCGAACCTACCTTCAAAACTactgtaagtgggtttttgttatgtatattcgtttgtatttttaaatcttgaataaataagttatgacatgcatgaatgtgtgtcctcattttcgaaaacaaCTTGATAtccgtcttttaaaatttcgatcgattatgtgttttcttttatgcttcgaaattctttgattccgctgaatccgttgaaactctgatatctgaaacttctgataagttctgtctgataagttctgtatgttaattctgaaatctttgttacactgttacgattcaatttgaaatgggacgagaactgtgattctgtctggcccccactggtgggtataaaaccatttctgtctggcccccaccggtgggtataaaattgagttctggcctcaccccttagaggactaacatattggggacaatttgaccatggaaataagatgagtaacagtgttctgtctgttctgaaATGTTCttttctgaattgagttaatcggtttctgaattgttctgaatcatctgatgaattctgtcatttattcgatttgtctctgtcctgataagttaagaatattaagttttgaaagtctgttaaaagaacgttttaagaaaactaagttctatatgtatctttggaatcgatcgacccccacttgctgagtgttcccaaaacactcaccccttacaaatttcagataaaaataaggagcaactgaatgaggaagagcaagatgctttctggggttggtgaaccggagatcaagatcagaactcaagattttgctttCCTTTtgtttccgctatttgaaactctgatgtattttattccattgtcattgtaagacaatactttatttatgaaaaagactggtttgatttgatacgagtctttattgttttcaatttaattgttaaaaaatgccggatgtcaccgatgcttcggactcggggcgtgacacatAAAGGTGCTTAAGAGTTATGTAGGCAGTCGAAAACATCCTGAAGGTTGcattgttcagagatattcagCCGAAGAAGCAATTGAGTTTTGTTCGGAATACCTAAATGACCTTGATCCTATTGGGTTCCCTCAATCAAATCGCGATCCCAAATCAAACATTGCTGGCTTCTTAGTATGCAAAACACCAATTGTAGTGCCACAAGTTGACCTTCAACAAGCACATTTGACTGTGCTGGAAAATACAGAAGAAGTATCTCCCTACATTATGTAAGTGTATTGCATTATTCTATAATTCTGCACCCATGTGATTGTCAATATTTAATATCCAACACAAATTGCTATATAAATATTTCCACAGTGAACATAAATATTTCCTGAAGTCAATGTTTCTGAAAAAAGAGAAAGATGAAAGGTGGATACAAGATGCTCACAATAAGAAGTTCATTGACTGGTTTCGTGCAAAGGTTAGGTGGATAAATCTGCTTTATGCATCCACGTGGGCAAGTCATTAAGTATAGTAGTTATGTGATAAATGGCAATTTATACCAAACAAAGGCACGGGATGATGAGAGAGTTTGCCAAAACATTGGGGTTTCTCTAGTTGCTAGCACCATGCTTGTCTGTAGTGCAAAAGATAAGAATCCCTTAATGACTGATGTGACTTTCTATGGAGTGATTGAAGAAATATGGGAGTTGGACTATCATCAATTTCGAGTTCCTCTTTTCGAGTGTGCGTGGGTTGCAAATGAAAAAGAGTAATCAACAATGATGAATGTGGATTCACCTTGGTCAATATGAACAAAATAGGGCACAAGAATGACTCATTTGTCCTTGCAAGTCAAGTCAATCAAGTCTTTTATATTGATGACCCATTACAAAAAGGGTGGTCAATTGTACTCCCTGTGCCAAATTGATGTTACGAGGGAGATGATGATGGTTGGACTAGTATTCCTGATTCTCGACCAATTGATGATGTTGATACTCATTGTATTCCGGCTCATGAAAGTTACTTTAGATCAGAAACTGAGGGTGACTGGGAAACGAACAAGAAAAAATGATGTGTTTCACTTTTATGTCATGTTTTTTGTTATGCTATAAACATAACCTCATTGCTATTATTTATGtcatgtttattatttatgtcagGTTTCTACAAGTcatgtttattatttatattattattgtttCTGTTATTATTTATGTCATGTTTATACATGTCTtattagaattattgtttatgttattttaatgGTTAATGTTATTGTGTAGGTTTTAACATTGGTTTCATTCATGTAAATATGTAGAAAAAAGCTCAATGGGTCGTAAAAAAAAGGACACAAATGCTACAGTTGAGATGATACAAGGAGTACATGATGATAAGCTAAATGAAGTTACTAATGCAGAGCACCCTATATTTACTGATGGAGAAGAACATCCTGTCGATGTGTAGAGGAACAAGCGAGGCCCTTCGTTGATGGGTAAACTAATTGCTACTGACAGATGGGGGAACAAAGCAAAGATTGATTATGATGACATGGGCCGGCCAGCATACAATGCAAATGGAAGGGCTTTACAATCATACATTGGCTCTATTGCTAGAACCATGGTGCAAATCAGTACAAAGTCATGGCCTGAAGTTCCAAAAACCATAAAACAAAAACTGTGGGAAGAGATTTCGGTAAGTACAAGCTTCAATTTGAATTTACAATCATACTTGCACCTCTAAATAATATGTTTTTGTTGCAGAATGTCTTTGAACTAGCGCCAGAAAATGAGTATGCTGTGATGAATTCAGCATCTCAGAAGTGGCgagatttcaaaaacaaattGACTAGTAGATTTGTTTGGCCGAACAAAGATAATCCTGAAAAGTTGATTTCTCCACCAAGTCAGTATCAACTCCCACTAGCGGATTGGAAAGCATTTGTGGATGCGAGACTGGATCCATCATGGGAGGTACTTTAATAATTGATATGTTTCCTCgcgaatttattaaattcaatacTTAACTGAGCCATCATAATGATGCAGGTTACTcatgaaaaacaaaaacaacggaCCATGCATTGTAAATATCACCACAGAATGTTTCGCAAGGGTTACATCGGCTTGGAGGCTGAACTGGTAAGAAACAGAGCAATGTATTGTAATTTTTAGCATGTTCTTCATGTTATTAAACATATGAGTTTTGAAATTGTAGCGGAACAAAAAATTGGTTGCTGAAGATGAGGAAGTTGATAGATCTGTGCTTTGGCGTAAAGCTCGAGAAGACAAATCTGGCAACATAACATGTTCGGAGACATCAGAAGTAGCTGAAAAAATTGTAAATGTTTAGTTTAATTCAATCGACATATTGCCTAGATAAATAACACTGTAGATTGTGAATTGATTTGTCATGTCTCCAATTGTAGGATGAATTGTTGGAAAAGAAAGGCAAAGGAGAGTTCAAATATTCTGGAATGAATGACGTGTTAACCGCTGCCTTAGGAAGCCAAGAACACTATGGAAGGGTTCGAGGTGTGGGAGGTTTCATAAAACCACAAGTATACTTTAAAACTAcaagaaagaagagagaaacaATCTCAAAAGCTGTGATTGAAAATGTAAAAGCACAATCAGAGGAGACTAAAAGTTTGAAAGCTGAATTGGAGATGCTGAGCTCTCAACTTGCTGCTGTGATTCCATTAATCAATGATCGATCTTCTGAGACTGTAGCATAAACAAGTTCTCAGGAGTGAAAGATTCAAAATTGTCAGATGATGTGCAAGAAGTTTATGATTGCAGGCACTTCAAATACGAATGTTGTATGTCTCTGAATTTTGATGTCAATTAAATTATATTCACCTCCATATGAAAATATATCATGTCTTTTTGTTCTTGAAAGGGGAAAAAATGTCACCTGGCTGTAAAAGAACGCGCAAACGTGGTGGCTTATGGCACAATAATATCAGAAGGAGGTCCAAATGTTATGATTCACCATGTTCCACTTGGGGAAGAGAACTTCAAGGTATCTATTGATGTTGCCTTAGATAAAAAAGCACAGCTTCCGATCCCAATTAAGTTTGGACCAACAATCATCAATGATGCTGTTGGAGTCATTGTTGGTTGGCCTAAAGAGTTGGTTATTTTTCCAACGACAAAGGTACTTTCGGTTTTCATTTGACTTTGTGTTTGCAACTGTCAGATATGTTGCTCGaacaatgttttattttaaaatacttgtatgaataatattttaaattgtagagGAAGGGGAAACCTCAATCATTTGTGCTTGCGGATGTTCCTGGT
Protein-coding sequences here:
- the LOC142506135 gene encoding uncharacterized protein LOC142506135, with product MGKLIATDRWGNKAKIDYDDMGRPAYNANGRALQSYIGSIARTMVQISTKSWPEVPKTIKQKLWEEISNVFELAPENEYAVMNSASQKWRDFKNKLTSRFVWPNKDNPEKLISPPSQYQLPLADWKAFVDARLDPSWEVTHEKQKQRTMHCKYHHRMFRKGYIGLEAELRNKKLVAEDEEVDRSVLWRKAREDKSGNITCSETSEVAEKIDELLEKKGKGEFKYSGMNDVLTAALGSQEHYGRVRGVGGFIKPQVYFKTTRKKRETISKAVIENVKAQSEETKSLKAELEMLSSQLAAVIPLINDRSSETVA